The genomic region CCCGGGCGAGGGCACCGACGACCTGGGACGAGGGGTTCCGCGCGCGTCCCTGTTCCAGGCGCAGGACGTAGTCGACGGAAAGCCCGGCCAGTTGCGCGAGTTCCTCCCGGCGCAGCCCCGGGGCGCGACGGCCGTCCGTGACGGTGAAGCCGGCGTCGGCCGGGGAGAGACGGTCGCGCCAGGCGCGCAGGAGTTCGGCGAAGCCGGAGCGGGAGGGAGCCATGCCTTCATTCTCACCGCGCGGCGCCGCATCAGCCTGGGTACTGCCAGTCCTGGTGACGGGGACGGCACTGGTTGGCGGTGGCACACCCGGCGAACGTGGCCCCGTGCCCAAGCCGGGCGCCGACACCGCCGGCCAATGAAGGAGCCTCTTATGAAGCACACCATCGTGATGACGGGCGCGGGCCGTGGGATCGGCCGCGTCGCCGCGGGGCACATCCTGCGCCGGTCGACGGACGTGCACTTCCTCGTCGTCGCCCGCGGGTCCTCCGGTACACAGCTCGCCGCGGAACTCGCCACGGGTGGGCACACGGTCTCGCACGTCCCGGCGGACCTCGGCTCGCTGGACAGCGTCCGCTCGGCCGCCACCGAGATCCGTGACCGGCTCGATCGCGGTGAACTGCCGCCGCTGCGCGGCTTCGTGGGCAACGCGGGCATCCAGTACGCGAACGCGCTCACCGAGGGACCGGAAGGATTCGAGTCCACCTTCACGGTCAACGTGCTCGCCAACCACCTGTTCGTCCGCCTGCTCCAGGACCGCTTCACCGCTCCCGCCCGGATCGTGATCACCGTCAGTGACACGCACTTCGGTGACTTCAGGCACAACTTGGGCATGGTGCCGGGCCCGGCCTGGAAGTCCCCGGACGTCCTCGCCCGCACCCGTGCCTTCGCCGAGCCGGACACCGCGGTCGCCGGGCGCACCGCGTACTCGACGAGCAAGCTGGCCGCCATCTACCTCGTGCACGAGTACGCGCGCCGCCTGCCGGCCGGGATCGACGCAGTCGCCTACAACCCGGGCTTCGTCCCCGGCACGGGCCTCGCCCGCAACGCCGACCCCGTCTCCCGGTTCGCCATGCGGCGCATCCTGCCCATGATGACCCTCACTCCGTTCGCCAGCAGCCGCGACACCGCGGGCCGCTACCTCGCCGACGTCGTCCTCGGCACGACCGTGGCCCAGACCGGCTCCTACGTCGACCGCAACCGTGTGGACCGCTCGTCCGAGGAGTCCTACGACCCACGGCGCGAAGGCGAACTCTGGGATGCCGCCGAACGGTTCACCGCAGCATGAGCAACTGGCGACGCGTACGGTGTCACCGCGGGCGCCGTCACCGCAGCGGCGGTGGCGGAGCTGGACGCGTTGCGGATGGTGGTGGTCATCGGGCTGGTCTTCTTCCACTCGGCGCTGGTGTACGCGACCGAGGGCGACTTCTACGTCACGAACACCGAGACCACCGAAGCCATCACGGTCATCGCCGGGTTCGGGGTCGTCTGGGCGATGCCGCTGCTGTTCCTGATCTCCGGCCTCGGCGCCTGGCACTCACTGCGGAGCCGTGGCGCGGGCACCTTCACCACGGAGCGGTTGCTTCGGCTGGGCGTCCCCCTCCTCCTCGGGACCCTCCTTTTGAACCCGCTCCCGCAGTGGCTGCGGCAGCGCTCGTCCGACCCCGGCTACGACGAGTCGTACGCCGGCTTCCTGCCCCACTTCTTCGACGTGCACGTGGAGTTCGACGAGTTCCCCTTCCTCGTCCAGGGAGAGCACTTCGAGACCGGCCATCTCTGGTTCGTCGTGCTCCTGCTGACGTTCTCCCTGATGCTGGCCACCCTCCACCGCTTCCTGCCGCACGCGCCCTTCCGCCGGCTCGCCGACCGCGTGGCGGCCGTGACCCTGCGCCGGCGCGGCGTCGTACTGCTCCCGGCCCTCGCCTCCGCGGAGATCTGCGCCTTCGCCGGCATGGAGGAGGACTACGCGGGCTGGCACCGCTGGTCGTACCTCCTCTTCTTCGCCGCCGGCTTCACCCTCGCCGGCGACACGCGCTTCCGCGCCGCCATGCGTCGCGACGCACGCTCCACGGCCTGTCTCGGCGCCCTCCTGTTCATGGCGGCCGCCCCCGGTTTCACCACGGCCGACGACCCCTTCACGGAGACGACCCCCCTGGCCGTCGTCTCCCGGGCCCTGTTCGGGGCGGCCGGCTGGTGCCTGGCGGTCGCCGTCCCCGGCCTCCTCGACCGCCCCCGTCAACAGCCGCCGGCGGGGCCCCCGGGGTACCTCGCGGCCGCCGTCCTTCCGCTGTACGTCCTCCACCAGCCGATCGTCGTCGCCGTGGCCTACTTCCTGGTGGGCTGGCCGGCGCCGATTCCGGTCGAGTACGTGGTGCTGGTGACGATCTCCCTCGCCCTGACGCTCGTGGCGTACGAACTGTTGGTGCGCAGGACGCGGGTGACGCGTTTCCTGTTGGGGATGCGGGCCTGAGGCGCGTCAGTCCGTGGCCGCCACGGATGCCGTCTTCTTGCGCGCGCGGTACGCGGCCGCCTTGATCTTGTTGCCGCACGAGTCCATCCCGCACCACTGCCGTCGCATGCCCCGCGAGCGGTCGATGTAGACGCGGGTGCACTCCGGGTTTCCGCACTCCTTGAGCAGGGGCACGTCCGGCCCGCTCAGAAGCTCGACGGCGTGGCGCGCCACCAGGGAGAGGGCTTCGTCCGGGGTCGCCTGCGTCCATCGGCCCGCCGGGGTGAGCTGCGGCACCGCGGCCGGCCTGCGTGCCGCCTTGTTCACGACGGTCAGCGCCGTCGCGTCGTACCCCTCCCCGAGCCGGCGGGCGGTGACCAGCTGGTAGATCGCTTCCCGCACGGTCTTCGCCTGCTCGACGTCCGCCTCCCGGC from Streptomyces chartreusis NRRL 3882 harbors:
- a CDS encoding acyltransferase family protein, which gives rise to MAELDALRMVVVIGLVFFHSALVYATEGDFYVTNTETTEAITVIAGFGVVWAMPLLFLISGLGAWHSLRSRGAGTFTTERLLRLGVPLLLGTLLLNPLPQWLRQRSSDPGYDESYAGFLPHFFDVHVEFDEFPFLVQGEHFETGHLWFVVLLLTFSLMLATLHRFLPHAPFRRLADRVAAVTLRRRGVVLLPALASAEICAFAGMEEDYAGWHRWSYLLFFAAGFTLAGDTRFRAAMRRDARSTACLGALLFMAAAPGFTTADDPFTETTPLAVVSRALFGAAGWCLAVAVPGLLDRPRQQPPAGPPGYLAAAVLPLYVLHQPIVVAVAYFLVGWPAPIPVEYVVLVTISLALTLVAYELLVRRTRVTRFLLGMRA
- a CDS encoding SDR family NAD(P)-dependent oxidoreductase, which produces MKHTIVMTGAGRGIGRVAAGHILRRSTDVHFLVVARGSSGTQLAAELATGGHTVSHVPADLGSLDSVRSAATEIRDRLDRGELPPLRGFVGNAGIQYANALTEGPEGFESTFTVNVLANHLFVRLLQDRFTAPARIVITVSDTHFGDFRHNLGMVPGPAWKSPDVLARTRAFAEPDTAVAGRTAYSTSKLAAIYLVHEYARRLPAGIDAVAYNPGFVPGTGLARNADPVSRFAMRRILPMMTLTPFASSRDTAGRYLADVVLGTTVAQTGSYVDRNRVDRSSEESYDPRREGELWDAAERFTAA
- a CDS encoding CGNR zinc finger domain-containing protein produces the protein MNLDHVFVCGNPALDFAATLGARRSERSEMFVTPDRLNAWYVESGIVDAVSAGREADVEQAKTVREAIYQLVTARRLGEGYDATALTVVNKAARRPAAVPQLTPAGRWTQATPDEALSLVARHAVELLSGPDVPLLKECGNPECTRVYIDRSRGMRRQWCGMDSCGNKIKAAAYRARKKTASVAATD